Within the Corticium candelabrum chromosome 6, ooCorCand1.1, whole genome shotgun sequence genome, the region GTCATATTCATTCTAACTTATTTTTATAAACGTTTGATATTAATCCCGTCTATGTTGTTTCATCATTTTTTAAATGTTTTGGCTATGAATTGAATTGTCAGCCTTGAGATTCTAAATTTGGTTTTTGATTAAAGTTGTATTTTTACTGTTTTCTTAAACTATGTCAATTATAAATGGTATGCACTTGCTGTGTGTTAGACATCACAATTGAGTTCATGTCTATACTCATGGAATCAATTTCATGTGTATTTCATGTGTAATATTAGAGTAACTGTAAAGTATTGCGCGTCAGACATTGTGAGGTCTGGAACCTCGAGGTAGAAGTCACGTGCCGTTGTCAGCTAGGATTCTTCCTCATCATGAGTGAACTACCCAGTAATGATGCCGAGCTGCGCATTCAACTTGCCAAACACGGCGTGGATGTCGGACCCATCAACGACTCAACGAGAGGTCTTTACCAAAAGCTCCTGAAAAACAAGCTCTCGCAATCGAAACCGTCCGCTTCTCGTTCGTCGTCGACTCAGAAACCAAAGAGAAGACCAAAACAGCCGGCAAGAATGCCGAAGGGAAAATGCGCGGGTAAAGAGAGTTCGAGGAGAAATCGAGAAGTCGGGAGAGATAAATCTTTTGTCGATGACGAAATTGAAAGTGAGGAGGAACGAACTGAATTGGAAGAAGAGACTCTGTCGTCGCTCATTTGGTCGGGACCGAGGAAGCTGTGGGAGGCGGGCAAGAAGGCGATATTCGGGGAGGAGTCGTCTGGTAGCGAGATAGAGAGCATGGATGCCGAGGCTAGCGAATTAGTTGAGCAGGAATATGAAATGGAATTTGCGGGGTCGGAAAATCCCCGTTTACAAGATGATGTAAGCGTGAAaggaaagaagaagaagaaaatggAAGTTCAAAGAGTGATGGCGACTCCTCGGAGGCCTCTGCGTCCGCAAATGGGTGCAGCACGAGCGGGTTCTGATTCTAGTGTCAAGCGATATGGAGGTGCTGCACAAGTGTATGATTTAGAGGAGGTCAGTGGTGTACGGGGTGACAAGAGAGGAAGATCGTCGAAACCAGATTGGGAGTTGGAGCCGTATGCAGTCAGCATCTGCCATCGATTAGATGGTAGTGAGTGGAAGATTGGTCAGGGAGGATTCAGTGAGGTTTTCAAAGCTCTCAAAGATGGAGTCGACGAGGTGGCATTGAAAAGAATTAAAATAGCAGGAAGCACGATCGCACAGAAACAATTTCGTGCAGAGATCGATCTCATTAGTAAACTTAGGCACAGACACATTGTTCAGTTTTACGGCGCATGCACTCAACTCGACTGCTTCTATATGATAACTGAACTGATGGATGGTGACTTGTTTTCGGCCCTTCACGGTAAAGACTCTGCTTTGTACATGTGGACTGGTCGACACGGTCATAACGTCATGCGGGGTATAGCATCTGGACTGAACTATCTGCATTCCCGTTCTCCTCCTGTGGTTCATCGTGATTTGAAGAGCCCAAATATCTTTTTGCTAGATGGTGTAGCAAAGATTGGAGACATAGGACTCGCTCGGACTAAGATGGAGACACTCATGACTCCACAGCCCGGATTCACGCCCATCTGGTCTGCACCGGAAGTGATATATCGAGAAAGGGCTGGCGAAAAGGTTGACATCTGGAGTCTCGGTGTTATTCTATGGGAAGTGGTGACTGGCCAGACTCCTCAGATCGGCGAGCTGCGATTGTCTCCATCAACTGCCACTGGGGTAAGAAAATTGTTTGGTTACTGCATGAGGAGGGATCCAAAGGATCGACCAGATGCAAGTGATGTTGTCCGTTCACTGAATTTGTTGT harbors:
- the LOC134181007 gene encoding uncharacterized protein LOC134181007, whose translation is MSELPSNDAELRIQLAKHGVDVGPINDSTRGLYQKLLKNKLSQSKPSASRSSSTQKPKRRPKQPARMPKGKCAGKESSRRNREVGRDKSFVDDEIESEEERTELEEETLSSLIWSGPRKLWEAGKKAIFGEESSGSEIESMDAEASELVEQEYEMEFAGSENPRLQDDVSVKGKKKKKMEVQRVMATPRRPLRPQMGAARAGSDSSVKRYGGAAQVYDLEEVSGVRGDKRGRSSKPDWELEPYAVSICHRLDGSEWKIGQGGFSEVFKALKDGVDEVALKRIKIAGSTIAQKQFRAEIDLISKLRHRHIVQFYGACTQLDCFYMITELMDGDLFSALHGKDSALYMWTGRHGHNVMRGIASGLNYLHSRSPPVVHRDLKSPNIFLLDGVAKIGDIGLARTKMETLMTPQPGFTPIWSAPEVIYRERAGEKVDIWSLGVILWEVVTGQTPQIGELRLSPSTATGVRKLFGYCMRRDPKDRPDASDVVRSLNLL